Below is a window of Drosophila miranda strain MSH22 chromosome 3, D.miranda_PacBio2.1, whole genome shotgun sequence DNA.
AACAAATAAAACAACATGTAAAACATACAGGTTCTAATAGCAAGCAAAACTACACATTTAATTCAAGGAATTTGACACTTTTCATACAAAACATATTTTATTTTAGTCCTTACTCTCTGTTGAGGTGAGAGCCAGTGTCCATGGACAGGCAACCGGCACCACCACCGAAACCGTAACCCTTGGGTCCGTATTTGCGTCCGTGGCAGTTTTTGCAGAACAGTTCCTTTTCATGCTCGGTGCAGTTTGTGGAGTCCAGAGCCTTGTTGCACATGCCTTTTGTGATtaaacggaacggaacggaaagCAAAACGTTATGCCATGTTGCTCCAGGCAAAGATCGATTCGATCGAGGCCATAGTTCTGGTTTATGGATTCTCCCAATACTTACTGCACTTGAAGCATGTTTTATGGAATTTGTAGCCACCAGCAACGCGCTCCTCAGCGGCATAGACCGACTTTCCGCATGCTGGGCACTTGGGAGTTTCCACGGGAACAAAAGGCATTTtgatgtgtgtgtttgagtaTGTCTGCGGGGGGAGAGGCAAGGCAAAGACGGACAAAAACTTCAGTTAAATGCAATTGATTTTGGATGGCCAATGCGAATTGGCAGCGTTTCAGTAATATCCCACGGGCagaggcaaaaaaaaaagaacttagcatatacatgtatgtatgtatgtatatttaacTGCGCTAGCGTACGATGCgtgtgtacatatatatacatatatgtatatggatGTGATGTGATGTATACCTTCGGAGGTACTCTGTGAAGTAGTTCCTATTCGTCGGAAATGCCGCGGACTAGACTGGAAAGATTCTGTACACAGGTAGTCTATATTTGTGGATGCACACGGCACAACTAAGAAAATACAGTTTGCGTAATAAAAACAGCACTTTCTGAATATATCATTATTTATCATGCAATACATGTTCAtggtatgtatgtacacatttATGTGTACATCGCATCGCTTTCGGCTAATGCTACTGCCAATGCTACTGCTACACCCATCCCACTCAGGGCGGTAGCAACATAGTAACTTTCAGCTCCCAGACAATGGACACACGTACACTCTGCTATTTCGGAACAATGGGATTTCGCATTCTGTATGTCGGTGCAAGTAGTTCCATATATTGATCCATAAGATtctaaatatattttatttatgtatattaatTGCATATGCAAATTGTATCTAAAAGTGTGGTGTGTGTCCGTACGTGTATCAAAGTAATTCTGCACAACGGACAATTTATTAGCTGTCTGCACGCACACTAACCTATACTATAGCGACTATAGAGACTATAGAATACATACAtctatatgtatttatgtacatacggTTGTGCTTAGTctataaatatgtacatacacacatgcatacatagGATATGTATCAAAGTACATTCATGGCCTTATTTTAGGCGAgtctaaaaatatataaataactCATAACTGCTCAACCCAGTTCCATAAATAAATACCTTACGCATACATTTGTTCATATTGAAATATTGAAATATTTACATGTGTTTGTTGTACATTGTatgtgcatacatacatacatacatatctttTTGGGGCTTTTCATTTCCTAAATTCATACGAGCATACAATACGGAAAAGCtacaataaaaacaaaacatagATTCATCTGTTCATCTGGCTTTATAGATAGATACACACTgtacaatatacatacatatatgtatgtatgttttcaGATTTGAGGGAGTAGGATGTATGTATGGACATATAACGAATAAATTTagatatgtacgagtatgtgaaATGCAGACCGATGCGAACGGGGTCAAAAGGCCATGTTTAAATCCGTTCGTAATAAAGTACATACaaacatacgagtatgtgcaCTGCTCCGCGATCTACATATCTATCCGATGTGATCGAtcgaatatatgtacatacctacatacatgtatgtacatgcatacacACACTTAAGATCATATGGAcagtgtgtgcaaataatccAGTTTGTAAATACATACGTATGTGTGTCCCatcatatgtatgtaagtggatcacatatgtatgtatgtagccCCCAAGTGTTTGATTGCCATCTGAATGTATGTTTTTATGGAAAATAACAATGGTTTTGTGCAGATTCGAAGCCattaaaatattaataatcttGATACCCTTCGAAATTCAGTAATTCAGCAAATGTATGCATGGTATGGCGGGGGTGCCAGTATACCTACATATACGTATACCTATACAATATAAAATCTATAAATAAGTATGTATTTATTAATTGTAAATCGCTCAATTGCGATTGGCAATGAGCCTAACAATTTATGAAGGCCAGATCTACGATCCGATCTACGGGTATGACTCGTGAggtaaaacaaaaacaaacacattCTGCTCTGCTTGTGCTCGGAACTGAAAAAGTATTGAATATACCACGCATCTGAAAGCGTTTACAATTTGATTCCGCCCCAAAACGGTGCCTAGAACGAGGTGTGCTCATTAACTATTAGGAATTTATGTCGACAACCGAGTACTCTCTTATTATGATAATGCCCCCACAACTCCCAATTAAACCACCTATCCTATCAATTTGAGCAATATTCAAGAAACTCAAGCGGGCGTTGACCTGGTAGCAGTTTTTTGACCAGCCTGGGCCTCACCTTCAAAAAAGTCTTCGAGTGGAGTCGCTTTCTGTACGGGATTGCTGTGAGAAAAAAAGAGCGACGACCCCACCTGCCTTAGCACTTTAACATAACAAAGAAATCAATGAATGTCACAGCTcggcttggctcgcatcaagGTAACAGACTACTCGTCTTAAGATGAGATAAACATTGGTTTTCTGGGTTACCAGTATATCAAATATAATTTAATCAGTTTATATACTCGTACGAATAGCTATTTACATTTGACTTCATCTTTTATTTAAACCATGCAATAATTAATCGTAATTTATACATattacaaataaaaaaaaaattatgtaTGTACGaattatgtatatgtatgtaaattacAGTCACTGTAGAAGTATTTTCATTATCATTAAAATTATTATCATTCCGCCTTCAAACGATTCGCGAATTCAACCTGCTGAATTTCCCTCCACTCTTTTTTTGGTTTCATCCTCTTCAATTGTCCGTCCCAGACAAGATCAATTAAGCCTCCCTGCTTTGCAATCACACTCTTCACACGGTTCGCGAAATCAATCGCAGACTCTCCATCCTGTCTGTACATCGGCGGGAGGTACCAGACATCGCATACGATTGCCCATGATGTCATCATCATGTAAAGATACTGCATCATCGAATACTTTGCGCTGTTCCAGAAAGCATCGCCAAATCGCGGATCGTACCTTAAAGAAACAAAGAGCAAGAGATTATCATAATTGTATTCTTCCAACAGATCTGCTACTATACGCACTTTATGGCCACCGGATATATGACACCGCCGACTTCAAAGCTTCCCTTTTTAAATTGCATTACTGATGTGTTGTTGATGCATGTTCCCTCCGGGAATATAAGAATTGGTGGATTGTTTGGGTCCGAAACATGCTGCTTTAGCCTCTCGGcgaccaagtgacggtccttTGCCTCGCCTCTCTCAAACCAAATGTGGGGCGACGCTCTGGCCAAGGCCCTTTGGAGGACGCCAAGAAAGCCGCCATGACGTTGGCCAATCTGAAATATATATGTAGAGAAACTGTTTAATGTGCCTGCAAATGTAGAGACTATTTCACCAAGCAGACAACATACAAAATTCCAAAAACCAAACATTAAAACAATAATCAAGCATCATCAACCAAGAAAGTATTAGTAAATTAGTACCTACATGTGTGCGAGGCGAGGAATGTCAACATTAATTaggaatatacatataaccTTAATTTTAATGGTATGAATGCCCGAGAATTGGGATAAACCATTATAAAAGCTGACTCGTATAATACTAAACCTAAGAAtaagaaaaaagaaaagtctAAAGAGCTCTCACACAGAAGCTCAGCTCACGTTTAATGACTGAACATTACAGCAGTCCCATAACATTGGTTCTTGATTGGCAACAGCTTCCAAACCAACCGCattccaacaaaaaaaaaaactattaaTTTTAGGaaagaataataattagtatGTACAACAAAAGAAGGGAGAAGAAATAAGGGCTCTCTGCTTATACATCTACCATTCCACTACGGGGTTTTTTATGTACTTTACAGAACTTGAAAACTTAAAAAAGTTGTTGTGTAATTAGAAACGAAACGGAATTCACAAGTGTTTCCATACAATAGTTAGTATCCTTTAGGTCTAAAAATTGCCTTACCAGGGAGTAGGTCGAGTCACACATCAGCACCAGCACATCGATGGGGCTGGTATGATTTGCGACGCAAATGCCAGACAACGGGCGATTCTCCTCATTATGGTATGTTATAACCGCTGAAATCGCACTGGACAGGACACCAAAGCATGTCCCCAGTACTAAATTCACGATAGCACGCTTTGTTTGTCCCTCCTTCAGATAGCCCACAGCGGCCGTACACACTGTAAGCCATACTACCTAAGATGGCATAAAATATTAAAGTAATATTATGGTAATATTTTGGCAGGGCATTGCATTCAATTAAAAGgtgttgtgtgtgttgtgtggagGTTTGCTGGAATACCTTTGCTTCCTCAATGTTTAAGGGGGCACTAAACTCCTACAAAAGTGAAAAACGCATTGGAGGTGAGAGAGAGAACATTCCCAGGGACCCATAGGCCCATAGACCAGCGATGTATCCAAGCTTCTTGCAATCTTCCACGTATGTTTATCAACAATATGTATAGAATTCTTCCGAATCACGCATCAGTTTAGTGGAATCAGTCGGTACAATCAACCCAAGCAAATATCCTAAAAAATCAGCGTGGAAGCTGACCAAATGGACACGGCAGAGAAACGAGCCCACTTTAGGAGTACTCAACGTAAAATCATTAACTAAATGGTAgtaataaattaaatatattcgCTCCTCTTACCTGATTCTTAGCTGTGCTAAGAAATAAGCGCTGTGGCAATCAAAATGTAAACAAAACTTAAAAGTACATACAGATGCGCAACTACGCGAAGACAAAGACAAAAGCCAAGATACGAATACAGAAACATAGAATAATACTACACATAAAACTGAACTTATTCTAATTAAATTCATGCATGAATTCTCGAATAGTCGGCCGGTGCTTTTCCCAGACGCATATTAAGGTCTTAACTAGTCACCAGGTGTAATTAATGATGGAATTATCGTTAGATAAGAGGTTTCGTCACAATGTTATACCCGAGGGGTTATCAAAACGTACAGATACTGGTACATTTCAGGTCTGTATTACTACCGCTTACTGAATAAATAGTATGTTTGTATGAGCAAGAGAGAGCTACGTTCTGCAAATCCATAGGTACTCGTACCCAGGGAGGGACGGAAGGATAGCCTGTCTGCTGAGAATGGGATTGAGAATTGAGATTGGGTGCTTTTACGAAAGATATGAATGTACCATTGAAGAGATGGACGAGAGTTTAGAGTTCGGGGTTACATGCATGAATtatacaattaaaatcaatCCATTTTTATATGTAGCAGTAAATATAAAACTTCTTTCTCACCAAAGAAAAGGTACGGTCTGTCGATAGTATTGCCACGTCCAATGGAGAGGTATGATTTGCTACACAAAACCCGGATCTGGTGGGCCTGTATTGTTTATTATGAAACTTAATAAGGGATGACAAAGAACTTGCTATAAGACGGAACGTAATTTTAAACGATAAGTCCGCTAAAAGGAGCCGCAAAAATCGATTGGGTATTAGAGCCACAATAGAGTTTGTTAAAACTGCAAATAAAACCTAGGAATCAAATATTTGTATTAGAGAAATgttaaataataaatacagGCACATAACAATATCAAACAATCAATATCAAACAAAAGATCTTAAAAAGAACGTCTAAAATATTGCAACACAGCAAAGGATTACAATATACTCGTACGTACTCGTATACTCTACGCAATTATGTTGAGAAAACAAAGCTATAATGCTACAAATAATGCTTAGCACAAATAGTACGAGTAATCAGAGCTCTGTACAAAATCAAAACTAAATAAACATAACTATTTTTAAGCGACAGAAGAAGTGGTTTAACAAAAGTTCCATTACAAGATTAAAGCTTAAGACAATTCATCAATTTTAGTACTTCTACTAGGGCTTTATGTTTTAGCAAGTCCCAGTTGTTGGCCCTGGTAATGGACTTAAACAGCGGTGGGCTGGCTTTTtgaacaacaaaagcaacaaaaaacccTTCTCAGCCAAACTCGAGTCGAGCATCAATGTGCTGCGCCATGCACGCGCCATGTATGTTGGTTTTGCAACTCCCAGGCATTATCTTTTGCAGCATTCACTTGTGCGTGTCATGCATGAATGTGCCGCGACACTCGTACGCCATGTATGTTGTTTTTATAATTCTCCGGCATTCTCTTTTGGAGCATTTTCTTGTTCGTGTCAAGCATCAATGTGCCACGTCATGATGAGAGCAGTTGGGAGCAAGGACATGCACATTTCTGGACTAAAATATCCAGAGTGTACCAACTTCCAGCGAATATCGTCGATGTGGGTTCAACATAAGCCAATTAAATATTCTGATTCCACGTAAGGACGTTTTTATTATCATACCAGATGCCCAAAGAACTTTTAGCTTTATTCAGGGGAACTAACGTCGATGGCCCACAACTTTCCACATTCCAC
It encodes the following:
- the LOC108160082 gene encoding muscle LIM protein 1 isoform X1, encoding MPFVPVETPKCPACGKSVYAAEERVAGGYKFHKTCFKCSMCNKALDSTNCTEHEKELFCKNCHGRKYGPKGYGFGGGAGCLSMDTGSHLNRE
- the LOC108160080 gene encoding glycerol-3-phosphate acyltransferase 3 isoform X1, with product MIFELLNIFWIPFAGFISFLIFISAINKSIGVRRAYVNLLLRIFEYGRVSIEHQQLSQNNLKTDDTNSVQFVDNADSKESTNGTTITRDAVLLPQPQEPAPEKPASSKKEEITFDFEKCLDYLKSGVESIIEDDVTSRFEAEELKSWNMLTRTNRHHEFISWKITLIWMVGFFVRYVFLMPLRVLVCFVGVLFAVLTNSIVALIPNRFLRLLLADLSFKITFRLIASSLSSLIKFHNKQYRPTRSGFCVANHTSPLDVAILSTDRTFSLVVWLTVCTAAVGYLKEGQTKRAIVNLVLGTCFGVLSSAISAVITYHNEENRPLSGICVANHTSPIDVLVLMCDSTYSLIGQRHGGFLGVLQRALARASPHIWFERGEAKDRHLVAERLKQHVSDPNNPPILIFPEGTCINNTSVMQFKKGSFEVGGVIYPVAIKYDPRFGDAFWNSAKYSMMQYLYMMMTSWAIVCDVWYLPPMYRQDGESAIDFANRVKSVIAKQGGLIDLVWDGQLKRMKPKKEWREIQQVEFANRLKAE
- the LOC108160080 gene encoding glycerol-3-phosphate acyltransferase 3 isoform X2 codes for the protein MIFELLNIFWIPFAGFISFLIFISAINKSIGVRRAYVNLLLRIFEYGRVSIEHQQLSQNNLKTDDTNSVQFVDNADSKESTNGTTITRDAVLLPQPQEPAPEKPASSKKEEITFDFEKCLDYLKSGVESIIEDDVTSRFEAEELKSWNMLTRTNRHHEFISWKITLIWMVGFFVRYVFLMPLRVLVCFVGVLFAVLTNSIVALIPNRFLRLLLADLSFKITFRLIASSLSSLIKFHNKQYRPTRSGFCVANHTSPLDVAILSTDRTFSLIGQRHGGFLGVLQRALARASPHIWFERGEAKDRHLVAERLKQHVSDPNNPPILIFPEGTCINNTSVMQFKKGSFEVGGVIYPVAIKYDPRFGDAFWNSAKYSMMQYLYMMMTSWAIVCDVWYLPPMYRQDGESAIDFANRVKSVIAKQGGLIDLVWDGQLKRMKPKKEWREIQQVEFANRLKAE
- the LOC108160080 gene encoding glycerol-3-phosphate acyltransferase 3-like isoform X3, whose product is MIFELLNIFWIPFAGFISFLIFISAINKSIGVRRAYVNLLLRIFEYGRVSIEHQQLSQNNLKTDDTNSVQFVDNADSKESTNGTTITRDAVLLPQPQEPAPEKPASSKKEEITFDFEKCLDYLKSGVESIIEDDVTSRFEAEELKSWNMLTRTNRHHEFISWKITLIWMVGFFVRYVFLMPLRVLVCFVGVVWLTVCTAAVGYLKEGQTKRAIVNLVLGTCFGVLSSAISAVITYHNEENRPLSGICVANHTSPIDVLVLMCDSTYSLIGQRHGGFLGVLQRALARASPHIWFERGEAKDRHLVAERLKQHVSDPNNPPILIFPEGTCINNTSVMQFKKGSFEVGGVIYPVAIKYDPRFGDAFWNSAKYSMMQYLYMMMTSWAIVCDVWYLPPMYRQDGESAIDFANRVKSVIAKQGGLIDLVWDGQLKRMKPKKEWREIQQVEFANRLKAE